One stretch of Dissulfurimicrobium hydrothermale DNA includes these proteins:
- a CDS encoding putative Ig domain-containing protein gives MSLTINRGSLCRGFTLIEMAVVLVIIGLLIGIGASMIGPLTKRAKLMETRETVKTAYEAVMGYAAQNKRLPTTTQFTQLGVKTSDSYGNPLNYYIWTGTDLCTSTGTYLTVNDASNGTAITKDKVAFILIANGENRCNQTGAASPFYIYQQGDSGAVSYPGFPSVPACPAGGDYDDIVMYADIDTIRGQICQPFTITTWSLPMGTVNQPYQNVTLAAANGTPPFTWTCPVLPAGLRLDQKTGVISGTPTQPGSYPVTVQACDSDDGQQHIPCVQPTANQYRYATTTLSITINPSGGGGGPTSCSDCGPNYYDNYGQCKKNCLSPCHQSPCGSITCWQCI, from the coding sequence ATGTCATTGACCATTAATCGCGGCAGTCTTTGCAGGGGCTTTACACTTATCGAGATGGCCGTCGTCCTTGTGATCATAGGGCTGCTCATAGGTATAGGGGCAAGCATGATAGGACCGCTCACCAAGAGGGCGAAGCTCATGGAGACCAGGGAGACGGTCAAGACCGCCTACGAGGCCGTCATGGGCTATGCGGCGCAGAACAAGAGGCTGCCCACTACAACACAATTCACCCAGCTCGGGGTCAAGACCTCCGACAGTTACGGCAACCCCTTGAATTACTATATATGGACAGGTACAGACCTCTGCACGTCCACCGGCACATATCTCACGGTCAACGACGCCTCCAATGGCACGGCGATCACAAAAGACAAGGTGGCCTTCATCCTGATTGCCAACGGTGAAAACAGGTGTAACCAAACGGGCGCAGCATCGCCGTTTTACATATACCAACAGGGCGATTCAGGGGCGGTTTCATATCCAGGATTCCCGTCCGTGCCTGCGTGCCCCGCCGGAGGTGACTACGACGACATAGTCATGTATGCAGATATCGACACAATCAGGGGGCAGATATGCCAGCCCTTCACTATTACAACCTGGTCTCTCCCCATGGGGACTGTGAACCAACCATATCAAAACGTAACACTGGCGGCTGCGAATGGAACACCTCCATTTACATGGACTTGTCCGGTATTGCCGGCGGGTTTGAGACTGGACCAGAAAACCGGCGTTATTTCAGGCACGCCGACACAACCAGGCAGCTATCCAGTAACGGTCCAGGCCTGCGACAGCGACGATGGGCAACAGCATATCCCATGTGTCCAGCCGACAGCCAACCAATATAGATATGCTACAACGACACTGTCAATTACAATCAATCCTTCCGGTGGTGGTGGGGGGCCCACTAGCTGTAGCGATTGCGGCCCCAACTATTATGACAATTATGGGCAATGTAAAAAAAACTGTCTTTCTCCTTGTCACCAAAGCCCCTGTGGAAGCATAACTTGCTGGCAATGTATTTAA
- a CDS encoding DUF488 domain-containing protein, producing the protein MKIKIKRVYDPVSADDGKRILVDRLWPRGIKKYSAAIDEWLKDIAPSNELRKWFSHDPSRWAEFKERYIEELKQKRDVLKRLRMDANKEGITLIFAAKDTKHNNAAVLMELIGQMQA; encoded by the coding sequence ATGAAGATAAAGATTAAGAGGGTGTACGACCCTGTCTCAGCGGATGACGGCAAGAGGATCCTTGTAGACAGGCTATGGCCGCGCGGCATAAAAAAATACAGTGCAGCGATTGACGAGTGGCTGAAAGACATCGCTCCCAGCAATGAACTGAGAAAATGGTTTTCCCATGACCCCTCCAGATGGGCTGAATTTAAAGAGAGATATATCGAGGAACTCAAGCAGAAACGGGATGTGCTCAAAAGGCTTAGGATGGATGCGAATAAAGAGGGAATAACCCTTATATTTGCAGCAAAAGACACGAAACACAACAACGCTGCTGTGCTCATGGAACTCATCGGGCAGATGCAGGCATAA
- the aroA gene encoding 3-phosphoshikimate 1-carboxyvinyltransferase produces MAGHIEITPVSSSFSSEVRVPGSKSITQRALIAAALAKGRSRLADPLDSEDTRLLREALRALGVRIKEVGEVWVVDGTGGEVVPCANELYLGNNGTGIRFLASFAALGKGVYRLTGSRRMEERPIGPLLDALNVWGAEARSINGTGCPPVEIRAKGLEGGAVRLSAAKSSQFLSSLLLIGPYARTPAVIELAGPLVSRPYVDMTIAVMSSFGVDVLETDGRFLIPQGGYRAADYQVEGDASSASYFWAAAAVTGGRVRVLNIHEHSLQGDAWFADVLGRMGCRVEKGSNGVTVEGPADGALLPVEIDMVKMPDVVPTLAVTAAFAKGVTHIKNVAHLRIKETDRIRAVAAGLARLGVRVEELPDGLIIHGGGSMHGAGIETYDDHRIAMAFAVAGLKVKGVVIEDPDCVAKSFPSFWELWKDLY; encoded by the coding sequence ATGGCAGGACATATCGAAATTACGCCTGTTTCATCGTCTTTTTCGTCAGAGGTCAGGGTGCCGGGCTCGAAGAGCATCACGCAGCGGGCCCTCATAGCCGCCGCCTTGGCCAAGGGCCGCAGCAGGCTTGCTGATCCGCTTGACAGCGAAGACACGCGGCTTTTGAGAGAGGCCTTGAGGGCGCTCGGGGTAAGGATAAAAGAGGTTGGAGAGGTCTGGGTTGTAGACGGGACCGGCGGAGAGGTTGTGCCTTGCGCCAATGAACTCTATCTCGGCAACAATGGAACTGGCATACGTTTTTTGGCCTCGTTCGCGGCGCTTGGTAAGGGCGTCTACAGGCTTACTGGCTCAAGGCGCATGGAAGAACGCCCGATAGGACCCCTGCTCGACGCCCTGAACGTCTGGGGCGCTGAGGCGCGGAGCATAAACGGCACAGGTTGTCCGCCGGTGGAGATAAGGGCGAAAGGCCTAGAAGGCGGTGCAGTCAGGCTCTCTGCCGCCAAGAGCAGTCAGTTTCTCTCATCCCTGCTGCTGATCGGACCGTATGCTCGGACGCCGGCCGTAATCGAGCTTGCAGGCCCTTTGGTCTCAAGGCCGTATGTGGACATGACCATTGCCGTGATGTCCTCATTCGGCGTGGATGTCTTGGAGACGGATGGGCGTTTTTTAATCCCGCAAGGGGGTTATCGCGCGGCTGATTATCAGGTCGAAGGGGACGCGTCGAGTGCATCCTATTTTTGGGCTGCAGCGGCCGTTACGGGCGGGCGGGTAAGGGTCTTGAATATCCATGAGCATTCATTGCAGGGGGACGCCTGGTTTGCAGACGTCCTTGGCAGGATGGGCTGCAGGGTGGAGAAGGGCTCTAATGGTGTGACTGTCGAGGGTCCGGCTGACGGCGCGCTGCTGCCGGTTGAGATAGACATGGTGAAGATGCCCGACGTGGTGCCGACCCTTGCTGTCACCGCGGCGTTTGCAAAGGGTGTGACGCACATAAAAAATGTGGCCCACCTGCGCATCAAGGAGACGGATAGGATAAGGGCCGTTGCAGCAGGGCTCGCCAGGCTCGGCGTCAGGGTTGAAGAGCTCCCGGACGGGCTCATCATACACGGAGGTGGATCCATGCACGGCGCAGGCATTGAGACCTATGACGACCATCGCATCGCCATGGCCTTTGCCGTCGCCGGGTTAAAGGTCAAGGGCGTTGTCATCGAGGACCCTGATTGTGTGGCCAAGTCGTTTCCATCCTTCTGGGAGCTTTGGAAGGACCTCTATTGA
- a CDS encoding shikimate kinase, whose translation MVQKVFLIGYRGVGKSSVGHALSRVLGWDFWDLDERIVAEQGVSIKEIVKGRGWRYFRERERDALAEAADQARNLVVACGGGAVMHDAVWPLIKENAVVVWLKAGIETILRRLEADPATEASRPALAAGWSLEDEIKETLCTRTPLYRRWADISIDTDGRSPDEIAREIMNKIIRV comes from the coding sequence ATGGTGCAAAAGGTCTTTCTCATAGGTTATCGCGGGGTCGGCAAGAGCAGCGTCGGACATGCACTCTCTCGGGTCCTCGGCTGGGATTTTTGGGACCTTGATGAGCGGATCGTTGCTGAACAAGGGGTTTCGATCAAGGAGATAGTCAAGGGCCGTGGATGGAGATATTTCAGAGAGAGAGAACGGGATGCCCTTGCGGAGGCCGCGGATCAAGCCAGGAATCTTGTCGTGGCATGTGGCGGCGGTGCGGTGATGCATGATGCTGTATGGCCTTTGATCAAGGAAAATGCCGTAGTGGTTTGGCTCAAGGCCGGGATCGAGACGATCCTCAGGAGGCTTGAGGCCGACCCCGCGACAGAGGCATCAAGGCCGGCGCTGGCGGCAGGATGGTCGCTTGAGGACGAGATAAAAGAGACACTCTGCACAAGGACACCCCTTTATAGAAGGTGGGCAGACATCTCTATAGATACGGACGGCAGGTCTCCAGATGAGATAGCTAGAGAAATAATGAATAAAATTATAAGGGTTTAA
- the aroC gene encoding chorismate synthase, translating into MAGNTFGEVFRIMTWGESHGPAIGVVVDGCPPRLPLTEAAIQEALDKRRPGKGGVIESPRKEMDRVEILSGVFEGLTTGTPISLFIRNEDARSAAYDKLKDVFRPGHGDYTYFKKYGIRDHRGGGRASGRETAARVAAGAVAQAVLDTAGIEVTAYTVCLGGVWAERRDLRAAEQNRLFCPDHEASVRMEERVADARSRGDSVGGIVEVSVRNCPSGLGEPVFDKLDADLAKALMSIGAVKGVEIGSGFRAALMLGSENNDQIGPDGFLSNNSGGILAGISNGDEIVCRAAVKPIPSISMTQKTIDTGARPVDIIIGGRHDASAIPRIVPVCQAMVRIVLADHLLRLRAIRA; encoded by the coding sequence ATGGCTGGGAATACGTTTGGTGAGGTCTTCAGGATAATGACCTGGGGAGAGTCCCACGGCCCTGCGATCGGTGTGGTAGTGGACGGGTGTCCGCCTAGACTCCCCTTGACTGAGGCTGCGATACAGGAGGCGTTGGATAAGCGGCGGCCAGGAAAGGGTGGTGTAATTGAGAGCCCAAGGAAGGAAATGGACCGGGTAGAGATACTTTCCGGTGTCTTTGAAGGTCTTACCACAGGGACGCCTATCTCGCTTTTCATAAGAAATGAAGACGCAAGAAGTGCGGCTTATGATAAACTCAAAGACGTCTTCAGACCCGGTCATGGTGACTACACCTATTTCAAAAAATACGGCATAAGGGATCATCGTGGCGGCGGCAGGGCCTCAGGGAGGGAGACCGCGGCAAGGGTGGCTGCAGGGGCCGTTGCCCAGGCGGTATTGGATACAGCGGGAATAGAGGTGACGGCGTATACGGTATGTCTCGGTGGCGTGTGGGCCGAAAGGCGTGATCTCCGGGCGGCCGAGCAGAACCGGCTCTTCTGTCCTGACCATGAGGCCTCTGTCAGGATGGAAGAGCGAGTGGCGGATGCGCGTTCAAGAGGCGACTCGGTAGGCGGGATTGTGGAGGTGAGTGTGCGCAACTGCCCGTCTGGTTTGGGGGAACCGGTGTTTGATAAGCTCGATGCGGATCTTGCCAAGGCGCTTATGTCCATAGGGGCGGTAAAGGGTGTAGAGATAGGGTCTGGTTTTAGGGCTGCCTTAATGCTCGGTTCGGAGAACAACGATCAGATAGGCCCTGATGGGTTCTTGTCAAACAATTCCGGCGGTATACTTGCAGGCATCTCAAATGGAGACGAGATCGTATGTCGTGCGGCGGTAAAGCCGATACCTTCCATTTCAATGACCCAAAAGACCATAGACACAGGCGCAAGGCCAGTCGATATAATCATCGGCGGACGCCATGATGCATCGGCTATCCCAAGGATAGTGCCTGTATGCCAGGCCATGGTCAGGATCGTGCTTGCGGATCATCTCCTGCGGCTGAGGGCGATACGGGCATGA
- a CDS encoding prephenate dehydrogenase/arogenate dehydrogenase family protein, translating into MSGGCGSKVSPLVGIIGGHGRMGRWFERFFKGAGLTVLLSDLDGGLDPEEIARRCDVVVLSVPMTTFDDVVRRVGPILGPDAFLTDLCSLKERQVALMLEYTQAETVGTHPLFGPSEESIAGRRVALCPGRGRRWLGWWEGLLRAHGALVRVVDAALHDRAMAWVQALNHLLVMSLGMALMEDGIDPGDILDLSTPSFEQQLKVLARLSQQDPRLYAHIQMANPYSADALERFFRKAEGLRRIIDNKDWDAFTKTFEELQGLGSILCGRIQIQ; encoded by the coding sequence ATGAGCGGCGGTTGCGGGTCCAAGGTCTCTCCTTTGGTCGGTATCATAGGGGGCCATGGCCGTATGGGCAGGTGGTTTGAAAGGTTTTTCAAGGGGGCTGGCCTGACCGTTCTCCTCTCTGACCTGGACGGCGGTCTTGACCCTGAGGAGATTGCGAGACGCTGCGATGTTGTCGTGCTATCAGTGCCCATGACGACCTTTGACGATGTCGTAAGGCGGGTGGGGCCCATCCTGGGACCAGATGCCTTTTTGACCGACCTATGTTCGCTCAAGGAGCGGCAAGTGGCCCTGATGCTTGAATATACTCAAGCGGAGACGGTTGGAACGCATCCGCTCTTTGGTCCATCCGAGGAGTCGATAGCCGGTAGAAGGGTCGCGCTCTGCCCAGGCAGGGGCAGGAGGTGGTTGGGTTGGTGGGAGGGGCTCTTGAGGGCCCATGGGGCATTGGTCCGCGTGGTCGACGCGGCGTTGCATGACAGGGCCATGGCCTGGGTCCAGGCCCTTAATCACCTTCTTGTCATGAGTCTTGGAATGGCGCTTATGGAAGATGGGATAGATCCTGGAGATATCCTGGACCTCTCAACTCCGAGTTTCGAGCAGCAGCTTAAGGTGCTGGCGAGACTTTCGCAGCAGGACCCCAGGCTTTACGCCCATATCCAGATGGCCAACCCATATTCGGCTGATGCGCTTGAGAGGTTTTTCAGAAAGGCGGAAGGGCTTCGCAGGATCATCGACAACAAGGACTGGGATGCCTTTACAAAGACCTTTGAAGAGTTGCAGGGATTGGGCTCAATCCTTTGCGGACGTATCCAAATTCAATAG
- a CDS encoding DUF167 domain-containing protein encodes MKTSGYIREVQGEGVIISLHVQPRASVTSFAGVFGEALKLKVKSPPVDGAANEECRRFLASLFKVGRSDVKLKAGAGSRDKIFLIKGISLDDALTRLAG; translated from the coding sequence GTGAAGACATCTGGTTACATTAGGGAGGTCCAAGGAGAAGGCGTAATCATTAGCCTTCATGTACAACCAAGGGCATCGGTTACGTCTTTTGCCGGGGTATTCGGTGAAGCGCTAAAGCTCAAGGTCAAATCTCCGCCGGTTGACGGTGCGGCCAACGAGGAATGCCGGAGGTTTCTTGCCAGCCTGTTCAAAGTCGGAAGGAGCGATGTAAAGCTTAAGGCTGGCGCCGGGTCAAGGGACAAGATCTTTTTGATAAAAGGGATCAGTTTAGACGACGCCTTGACCCGCCTTGCCGGATAA
- a CDS encoding HAD family hydrolase translates to MVHTKSIEVDLPCGVFYNLQNILLDMNGTMTVDGKWIDGVEGRLKDISKLLNVYILSADTNQTMEELTKDLVNDGIVKAYRLEPGRGDIQKLEFLRDLGRENTVAIGNGCNDVLMLRDAALGICVIGQEGASVSAIMSSKMVVLNICDAFDLFLKPSRLIATLRK, encoded by the coding sequence ATGGTTCATACAAAATCAATCGAAGTGGACCTTCCGTGTGGGGTGTTTTATAATCTGCAAAATATCCTGCTGGACATGAACGGTACCATGACCGTCGACGGTAAATGGATAGATGGCGTTGAAGGGAGATTGAAAGACATCTCCAAGCTCCTTAATGTCTATATCCTGTCCGCCGACACCAATCAGACCATGGAGGAGCTCACAAAAGACTTGGTCAATGATGGTATTGTAAAGGCGTACCGTCTTGAACCCGGCCGAGGGGATATCCAGAAACTCGAATTTTTAAGGGACCTCGGGCGGGAAAATACAGTGGCCATAGGAAACGGCTGTAACGACGTCCTAATGTTGAGGGATGCGGCGCTGGGGATCTGCGTAATAGGCCAGGAAGGGGCATCCGTAAGCGCAATCATGTCGAGCAAGATGGTGGTGTTGAATATCTGCGACGCCTTCGACTTGTTTTTAAAACCGAGCCGTCTTATAGCGACCCTTAGAAAATAG
- the selD gene encoding selenide, water dikinase SelD yields the protein MTQQESALLTSRVAASGUASKIGPGDLQDILGVLPLSIHPDLLLGREMASDAGVFRISDEIAIVQSVDFFTPIVDDPYEFGQIAAANSFSDLYAMGARPLTAMNIVCFPSKEVPKEVLKKILLGGIDKIHEAGAVLLGGHSVEDPEPKYGLAVTGIVQPGHFITKAGAGAGDRLILTKPLGTGILATVLKAGLLPNDLYKKLVDIMKTLNREASEAMMEIGVSAATDITGFGLVGHALEMAEASGARLVIDVHKVPHIPEAITYLMQGFVPEGDYANRNFCEKKIKIDAGVEEGLIELLFDAQTSGGLLIAVPEEKTEELIVRLSGKRLEWCRDIGRVEEGPPAVVIRP from the coding sequence ATGACGCAACAGGAAAGTGCCTTGCTAACAAGCAGGGTTGCGGCCTCTGGGTGAGCATCCAAGATAGGTCCGGGTGACCTTCAAGACATCCTGGGGGTGCTGCCCTTGTCTATCCATCCCGATCTCCTCCTTGGCCGTGAGATGGCCTCCGATGCCGGCGTATTCAGGATCAGTGATGAGATTGCAATAGTCCAATCTGTGGATTTTTTTACGCCGATAGTCGACGATCCTTACGAATTCGGTCAGATCGCCGCCGCGAATTCGTTCAGCGATCTGTATGCCATGGGGGCTCGGCCCCTTACGGCCATGAATATAGTCTGCTTTCCGAGCAAGGAGGTTCCGAAGGAAGTCCTTAAAAAGATACTCCTCGGTGGTATCGACAAGATACATGAGGCAGGTGCGGTACTCCTGGGTGGGCACAGCGTGGAGGATCCTGAACCGAAATACGGGCTTGCCGTGACCGGGATCGTCCAGCCTGGGCATTTTATAACCAAGGCAGGGGCTGGGGCTGGAGACAGGCTGATTCTTACAAAGCCCCTTGGGACCGGCATCCTGGCGACTGTGCTTAAGGCCGGGCTGCTGCCGAACGATCTGTACAAAAAGTTGGTCGATATAATGAAGACCCTGAATCGTGAGGCCAGTGAGGCCATGATGGAGATAGGGGTCTCTGCGGCCACGGACATAACAGGCTTCGGTCTCGTCGGCCATGCCCTTGAGATGGCCGAGGCGAGCGGCGCCAGGCTTGTGATAGACGTCCACAAGGTACCCCATATACCGGAGGCAATCACATATCTCATGCAGGGCTTTGTCCCCGAAGGTGATTATGCCAACAGGAATTTCTGCGAGAAAAAGATAAAAATAGATGCAGGGGTGGAAGAAGGGCTTATTGAGCTCCTTTTTGACGCGCAGACATCAGGCGGTCTTTTGATAGCCGTGCCGGAGGAGAAGACGGAGGAGCTGATCGTCCGTCTCTCCGGCAAAAGGCTTGAGTGGTGCAGGGATATAGGCCGTGTTGAAGAAGGTCCGCCTGCTGTAGTCATCAGACCATAG
- a CDS encoding TlpA disulfide reductase family protein, with protein MKKISIKLLTVFFFLVAIVHVSACRGMANPVKAPDFTLLNLENKKVSLSDFKGKVVLLNFWATYCPPCRAEMPDFIALQNKYASKGFNVIGISVDEDWQEVLPSFVKAMKVNYPILIANTKVLKDYGDIYALPATFIIDREQKIVKSYTGMVTQDEIEPVILKALNQK; from the coding sequence ATGAAAAAGATCTCTATTAAGTTACTTACAGTATTTTTTTTCTTGGTCGCAATTGTGCATGTTTCAGCCTGCCGGGGTATGGCAAACCCTGTAAAGGCCCCTGATTTCACCCTGTTAAACCTCGAAAACAAAAAGGTGAGCCTGTCGGACTTCAAGGGAAAAGTGGTGCTCTTAAACTTTTGGGCTACATACTGCCCGCCGTGCAGGGCCGAGATGCCCGATTTTATAGCGCTTCAAAACAAATACGCGTCAAAAGGATTCAATGTCATAGGGATCTCTGTTGATGAAGACTGGCAAGAGGTCCTGCCATCCTTTGTCAAGGCCATGAAGGTCAATTATCCTATTTTGATCGCAAATACGAAGGTCTTAAAGGACTACGGCGACATCTACGCCCTGCCTGCCACGTTTATAATCGATAGGGAGCAAAAGATCGTGAAGAGCTACACCGGCATGGTTACACAAGATGAAATCGAGCCGGTCATCTTAAAGGCCCTCAACCAGAAATGA
- a CDS encoding creatininase family protein — protein MTSLLYGITLDAMLLEEITMPAFVQGLSKTRTVIVPFGSVEEHGAHLPLGTDTAHVYELAKEACKVRPIFVAPPIWYGLCKSTGRHPGTVTISGATVKILTIEIVTSLYQHGLRNFVLISGHAGKTHMAALLDAGEEILGRLKEAKVAVLTVLDLVAMIADGLVETKNDSHAGEVETSLMEFLRPWQIKGTSPEEYPIFPHSILVRNKRAFWPGGIWGNPAKASREKGETILKKETELLVELVDKLESFNEEEKDEKDLY, from the coding sequence TTGACAAGTCTTTTATACGGAATTACACTTGACGCCATGCTTCTTGAGGAGATCACCATGCCAGCCTTTGTCCAAGGGCTCTCAAAGACCAGGACGGTCATCGTGCCCTTTGGCTCTGTTGAGGAACACGGGGCCCATCTGCCCCTTGGCACCGATACTGCCCATGTCTATGAACTTGCAAAAGAGGCATGTAAAGTGCGGCCTATTTTTGTAGCCCCGCCGATCTGGTATGGCCTATGTAAAAGCACTGGTAGACACCCTGGAACCGTCACTATTTCGGGTGCAACGGTTAAAATCTTAACCATAGAGATCGTGACATCGCTTTACCAACACGGGCTCAGGAATTTCGTCCTTATATCAGGCCATGCTGGCAAAACCCATATGGCCGCGCTGCTCGATGCAGGCGAGGAGATACTCGGGCGCCTCAAAGAGGCTAAGGTGGCAGTGCTCACTGTGCTTGACCTGGTCGCCATGATTGCAGACGGCCTGGTCGAGACAAAAAATGACTCTCATGCAGGCGAGGTCGAGACCTCGCTAATGGAGTTCCTGCGCCCATGGCAGATAAAAGGGACAAGCCCTGAAGAATATCCAATATTCCCACATTCAATCCTGGTTAGAAACAAGAGGGCCTTCTGGCCAGGGGGGATCTGGGGCAATCCAGCCAAGGCCTCTAGGGAAAAAGGGGAAACCATACTAAAAAAAGAAACCGAGCTCCTTGTGGAGCTTGTAGATAAACTAGAATCTTTTAATGAAGAGGAAAAAGATGAAAAAGATCTCTATTAA
- the cysS gene encoding cysteine--tRNA ligase: protein MDLKIYNTLTRKKEPFEPMEPGHVKMYVCGVTTYDRCHIGHARSAVVFDAFVRYLQHKGYKVHFVRNFTDIDDKIIKRANEEGISSSELSEREIRHFYEDMARLKVMPASFEPRATEHIKEIVRLIETLISKEYAYEADGDVYFSVRHFPAYGALSGRNIEELVSGARVAIGERKKDPLDFALWKAAKPGEPSWQSPWGAGRPGWHIECSAMGMKYLGPTLDIHGGGLDLIFPHHENEIAQSEAATGKTFVRYWIHNGFVTINGEKMSKSLGNFITIHEILKTHSPEALRLFLLSKHYRSPLDYSEEALNEMEAALDRCYNTICEAKNKASRATKATKKMRPLSDVAEDAVKSLRALPERFDQAMDDDFNTAQAMGYLFEAVRALNRLAKECERTPSILCTKELEAGIGVILNASHILGVLEEEPDAYINARNLEGLKRFGLTEEEILSAIEERTAARAKKDWAAADRIRKGLEAKGIMLKDTPEGTRWAIKSFG, encoded by the coding sequence ATGGACCTTAAAATCTATAATACGTTGACCCGCAAAAAGGAGCCGTTTGAGCCGATGGAACCAGGGCATGTAAAGATGTATGTCTGCGGTGTCACCACATATGACCGTTGCCACATTGGACATGCAAGATCTGCCGTGGTCTTCGACGCCTTTGTGCGCTATCTTCAACATAAGGGCTATAAAGTCCATTTTGTACGAAATTTCACAGACATAGACGACAAGATCATAAAGAGGGCGAATGAAGAAGGGATCTCATCCTCCGAACTCTCAGAGCGTGAGATCAGACATTTTTATGAAGACATGGCAAGGCTCAAGGTAATGCCGGCCAGCTTTGAGCCAAGGGCCACCGAACACATCAAAGAGATTGTAAGGCTTATCGAGACCCTCATCTCAAAGGAATACGCCTATGAAGCTGACGGAGACGTCTATTTTTCTGTGCGCCATTTCCCGGCCTACGGCGCGCTTTCCGGAAGGAATATAGAAGAACTGGTTTCAGGGGCAAGGGTGGCTATAGGTGAACGCAAAAAAGACCCACTCGACTTCGCCCTCTGGAAGGCAGCGAAACCAGGGGAACCTTCGTGGCAGTCTCCATGGGGGGCTGGACGCCCAGGCTGGCACATCGAGTGTTCTGCCATGGGCATGAAATACCTTGGACCCACCCTTGATATCCACGGCGGCGGGCTTGATCTCATATTTCCGCACCACGAAAATGAGATAGCCCAGTCGGAGGCCGCAACCGGCAAGACCTTTGTGCGCTATTGGATTCACAATGGATTTGTCACCATAAACGGCGAAAAAATGTCAAAATCGCTCGGCAATTTTATTACCATCCACGAGATCTTAAAGACACACAGTCCTGAGGCCCTGCGCCTCTTTCTCCTGTCCAAACACTACAGGAGTCCTCTTGATTACAGTGAAGAGGCCTTGAACGAGATGGAGGCCGCGTTGGATAGGTGCTATAACACCATCTGCGAGGCAAAAAACAAGGCATCAAGAGCTACAAAGGCTACAAAAAAAATGCGCCCTTTAAGCGACGTCGCAGAAGATGCCGTAAAGAGCCTAAGGGCCCTGCCGGAAAGATTTGATCAGGCCATGGACGATGACTTCAACACAGCGCAGGCCATGGGCTATTTGTTTGAGGCGGTTAGGGCGCTAAACCGCCTGGCAAAGGAGTGTGAAAGGACACCGTCGATATTGTGCACAAAGGAATTGGAGGCCGGGATAGGGGTGATCCTGAATGCCTCACATATCCTTGGGGTCCTAGAGGAAGAGCCAGATGCCTATATAAATGCCAGGAATCTGGAAGGTCTTAAAAGATTCGGCCTTACAGAAGAGGAGATATTGAGCGCAATAGAAGAAAGGACTGCTGCCAGGGCTAAAAAAGACTGGGCTGCTGCGGACAGGATCAGAAAGGGGCTTGAGGCAAAGGGCATTATGCTCAAAGATACGCCGGAAGGGACCCGCTGGGCCATAAAATCCTTTGGTTGA